One Enterococcus silesiacus genomic window carries:
- a CDS encoding pyridoxamine 5-phosphate oxidase yields MTTAEAFKKIMNEQTEIALATSVEGIPNVRIVNFFYDETKKCLFFSTFQGNEKIAEFQKNPNVAFTTIPSEQTNHVRVHEAQVTKSELTVYDVAQQWIQKIPSYEENIKQAGKMLELYEIHFTKAIVILGMDSRETIVL; encoded by the coding sequence ATGACAACAGCAGAAGCGTTTAAAAAAATAATGAATGAACAAACAGAAATCGCCTTAGCAACAAGTGTTGAGGGAATACCCAATGTCCGAATCGTCAATTTCTTTTATGATGAAACGAAAAAATGTTTATTTTTCTCGACTTTTCAAGGAAATGAAAAAATCGCTGAGTTCCAAAAAAATCCCAATGTCGCCTTTACAACGATTCCAAGTGAACAAACAAATCATGTCCGGGTGCATGAGGCACAAGTAACAAAGAGTGAGCTGACTGTTTATGATGTAGCCCAACAATGGATTCAAAAAATCCCTAGCTATGAAGAAAACATCAAACAGGCAGGTAAAATGCTAGAATTATACGAAATTCATTTTACCAAAGCAATTGTGATTTTAGGAATGGATAGTAGAGAAACCATTGTATTGTAA
- a CDS encoding macrolide ABC transporter ATP-binding protein, which produces MIDLKDVVKIYRTGGEALAALKHVSLHIAEGEFTSIMGPSGSGKSTMMNILGLLDRFDEGTYHLNGQDVSNLTSNESAHVRNKEIGFVFQSFNLMPRMSLLDNVALPMVYSGISAKERKERALEALRKVGLADRVSHRPNAISGGQKQRVAIARAIVNDPAVLMADEPTGNLDSKTTLEIMKIFQDLNDAGTTVVMVTHEPDVAQYTKRIVSFRDGEIIDDQPVLERKTL; this is translated from the coding sequence TTGATCGATTTAAAAGATGTCGTAAAAATCTATCGGACTGGCGGTGAAGCATTAGCAGCCTTAAAGCATGTTTCTCTTCATATCGCAGAAGGAGAATTCACTTCAATTATGGGCCCAAGTGGATCAGGAAAGTCAACCATGATGAACATCCTTGGTTTATTGGATCGTTTTGATGAAGGAACCTATCATTTGAATGGACAAGATGTATCCAATTTAACAAGTAATGAAAGTGCACATGTTCGCAACAAAGAAATCGGCTTTGTCTTCCAATCCTTCAATTTGATGCCGCGCATGTCTCTTTTAGATAATGTCGCCCTTCCCATGGTTTACTCTGGTATTTCGGCAAAAGAACGAAAAGAACGCGCTTTAGAAGCATTAAGAAAAGTTGGTTTAGCCGATCGAGTATCACATAGACCCAATGCCATCTCAGGCGGGCAAAAACAACGCGTAGCAATTGCCCGGGCGATCGTCAATGATCCAGCAGTTTTAATGGCTGATGAACCTACAGGAAATTTAGACTCAAAAACAACACTGGAAATCATGAAAATCTTTCAGGATCTAAACGACGCTGGGACAACCGTAGTCATGGTCACTCATGAACCAGATGTAGCACAATACACAAAACGAATCGTGTCTTTTCGAGATGGTGAAATCATTGATGATCAGCCTGTGCTTGAGCGAAAAACACTATAG
- a CDS encoding ABC transporter permease → MGIIESFKMAIDSILANKMRSFLTMLGIIIGIAAVIAILAVGNGATSQITGTFSDLGASTISVSTNRDATESQKITSKDIKALKDGIPQIDHVSPAVSIQAVGAENDKSKATLIMAGTPDLQYTNQTMDKEIIYGRYFNTTEYSEGSKVAVISADTARYFFNGRENVVGEKINLRGQKGQISPRIIGVTKSTVEKMVGSFDEEEMMGYISIPLTTANNLNPDATKITSLTVIAKSKDDIDAVSKQIVNILSVRHNAVGDKVYTATNFLQALDQVNNVLGLFINFIAAVAAIALLVGGIGVMNIMLVSVTERTREIGTRKALGATDSNILFQFLTESVILCLIGGLIGLTLGAILAVTVASALDITAQFTLTSIVAVLVFSSAIGIFFGVYPARKAAKLDPIEALRYE, encoded by the coding sequence ATGGGAATTATTGAAAGTTTCAAAATGGCGATCGATAGTATTTTAGCAAATAAAATGCGCTCGTTTTTGACTATGCTGGGGATTATCATCGGGATTGCAGCGGTTATTGCGATTTTAGCTGTTGGCAATGGCGCAACGAGTCAGATCACTGGCACCTTCAGCGATTTGGGTGCTTCTACGATTTCTGTTTCCACTAATCGCGATGCCACAGAGAGTCAAAAAATCACGAGTAAAGATATCAAGGCGTTAAAAGATGGAATTCCACAAATCGATCATGTTTCTCCTGCCGTATCAATTCAAGCAGTCGGGGCAGAAAATGACAAATCAAAAGCCACCTTGATCATGGCTGGGACTCCTGACTTACAATATACGAATCAAACAATGGATAAAGAGATTATCTATGGTCGTTATTTCAATACCACTGAATATTCAGAAGGCAGTAAAGTCGCTGTGATCAGTGCTGATACCGCCCGCTATTTTTTCAATGGACGAGAAAATGTAGTTGGCGAAAAAATCAACTTACGTGGGCAAAAAGGACAAATTAGCCCCCGAATCATTGGTGTAACCAAAAGTACTGTAGAAAAAATGGTCGGCTCATTTGATGAAGAAGAAATGATGGGGTATATTTCAATCCCTCTAACAACAGCTAATAACTTAAATCCTGACGCAACTAAAATCACTAGTTTGACGGTTATTGCTAAATCAAAAGATGATATCGATGCGGTGTCGAAACAAATCGTAAACATTCTTTCAGTCCGTCACAATGCAGTCGGTGACAAAGTCTATACTGCAACCAACTTTTTACAAGCACTTGATCAAGTCAATAATGTTTTAGGGTTATTTATTAACTTTATTGCAGCTGTTGCAGCAATCGCCTTACTTGTAGGTGGCATCGGTGTAATGAATATCATGCTCGTTTCAGTAACCGAGCGAACAAGAGAAATTGGAACTAGAAAAGCCTTAGGTGCAACCGACAGTAATATTCTATTCCAATTTTTAACGGAATCAGTGATTTTATGTTTGATTGGCGGATTGATCGGTCTGACGTTAGGCGCAATCTTGGCCGTTACAGTTGCCAGTGCTTTAGATATCACGGCACAGTTTACGTTGACATCCATTGTAGCCGTCTTAGTCTTTTCAAGTGCTATCGGGATTTTCTTTGGTGTTTATCCAGCCAGAAAAGCTGCGAAACTTGATCCAATTGAAGCATTACGCTACGAGTAA
- a CDS encoding serine/threonine protein phosphatase, which produces MKKFVYAISDIHGEYELFKELIQYYDPTMHQLVLIGDLNDRGPKTKESFLLGKKLVEKYDGIYLRGNHEEYFLQFLNSPEDWFTSYVRNGGKETMESLLHKGATEEYSPTEIAMMIRSRYKELIEFLMKRPLYFEWNNYIFVHAGVDLTQKDWHETSPHDFIWIREAFHTGQNKTGKTIVFGHTITPMLHGDMETTDLWCSDHKIGIDGGAVFGGSVHGVIFDSKGIVQDIEYQNLKGPWQPDF; this is translated from the coding sequence ATGAAAAAATTTGTCTATGCAATCAGTGATATCCATGGAGAATATGAATTGTTTAAAGAGTTGATTCAATACTATGATCCGACGATGCATCAATTGGTATTGATTGGTGATCTAAATGATCGTGGACCTAAAACCAAAGAGAGCTTTTTGCTTGGAAAAAAATTAGTCGAGAAATATGATGGAATTTACCTAAGAGGAAATCATGAAGAGTATTTTTTGCAGTTTTTAAACAGTCCAGAAGATTGGTTTACTAGCTATGTGCGTAATGGCGGTAAAGAAACTATGGAAAGTTTACTCCATAAGGGAGCGACAGAAGAATATTCTCCTACAGAAATCGCAATGATGATCCGTAGTCGTTATAAAGAGTTGATTGAATTTTTAATGAAACGTCCATTATATTTTGAATGGAACAACTATATCTTTGTCCATGCGGGTGTCGACTTAACTCAAAAGGATTGGCACGAAACCAGTCCTCATGATTTTATCTGGATTAGAGAGGCCTTTCATACAGGGCAGAATAAGACGGGGAAAACGATTGTCTTCGGTCATACGATTACGCCGATGCTTCATGGTGACATGGAAACGACTGATTTATGGTGTTCGGATCATAAAATTGGGATCGATGGCGGTGCCGTTTTTGGCGGTTCTGTTCACGGGGTGATTTTTGATTCCAAGGGGATCGTCCAGGATATTGAATATCAAAATTTAAAAGGACCCTGGCAACCAGATTTTTAG
- a CDS encoding metal ABC transporter permease: MMNNRAVNRVLIKSLCILFLFIVGAVLLQASQYQIISMLLVIAACFPIYYRYERKQINIKELVLIAVLTAVAVLGRFLFYMIPAITPMTAIIIISGICLGAEVGFLVGSLSAVTSNILFGQGPWTPFQMFSWGMIGLVAGLPWLQKRLKKSYWFLALYGILAGFFFSFFMDLWTVFSIDRSFSWQRYLALLLSAVPYTMSYCFSNAFFSCFLFRTIQTKLQRILVKYDIK, from the coding sequence ATGATGAATAATAGAGCTGTTAATCGCGTATTGATCAAATCATTGTGCATCCTCTTTTTGTTTATTGTCGGAGCGGTGCTGCTTCAAGCGAGTCAATACCAGATAATATCTATGCTGTTAGTGATTGCCGCTTGTTTTCCAATTTATTATCGTTATGAAAGAAAACAGATTAATATAAAAGAGCTAGTTTTGATTGCGGTATTAACGGCTGTTGCTGTGTTAGGTAGATTTTTGTTTTATATGATTCCAGCCATCACTCCAATGACAGCAATCATCATAATTTCAGGCATTTGCTTAGGGGCTGAAGTTGGGTTTTTAGTCGGGTCGCTATCAGCTGTTACATCAAATATATTATTTGGACAAGGCCCGTGGACACCTTTTCAAATGTTTTCTTGGGGCATGATTGGTCTGGTAGCTGGATTGCCTTGGTTGCAGAAAAGGCTTAAAAAAAGTTATTGGTTTTTAGCACTCTATGGGATATTAGCCGGTTTTTTCTTTTCCTTTTTTATGGATCTATGGACGGTCTTTTCAATTGATCGGTCTTTTTCTTGGCAAAGATATCTAGCATTATTATTAAGTGCTGTACCCTATACAATGTCTTATTGTTTTTCAAATGCCTTTTTCTCATGCTTCCTGTTTCGAACCATACAAACAAAGCTTCAACGAATTTTAGTCAAATATGATATAAAATAA